In Streptomyces sp. P3, one DNA window encodes the following:
- a CDS encoding ATP-binding protein translates to MRRRTCIGRFPVQANGASTPWRGAKEVSGVALVVAQEVPASSSMAVSHGPAGVGNARHRMRDQLRRGGVSESVIDDAVLILSELLSNACKHGRPLGDDLAGDGDVRAAWRVDPSGRLVVEVTDGGGPTRPAPATPSVTAHGGRGLNIITALSDDWGVRDDARGEVTVWAVVHADVYDPDAGCRRDDFASRVAAPSVAAIPGLDFADAFDDLD, encoded by the coding sequence ATGCGTCGCCGGACCTGCATTGGCCGGTTTCCGGTACAGGCCAATGGGGCATCCACTCCGTGGCGTGGGGCGAAGGAGGTCTCGGGGGTGGCGTTGGTGGTGGCACAGGAGGTGCCCGCGTCGTCGAGCATGGCCGTATCCCATGGCCCTGCGGGCGTGGGCAACGCGAGGCACCGCATGCGCGATCAGTTGCGCAGAGGCGGAGTGTCGGAATCGGTCATCGACGACGCTGTACTGATCCTTTCCGAACTCCTGAGCAATGCCTGCAAGCACGGCAGACCACTGGGCGACGATCTGGCCGGGGACGGCGACGTCCGGGCTGCGTGGCGGGTCGACCCCAGTGGCCGGCTGGTGGTCGAGGTGACCGACGGCGGCGGCCCGACCCGGCCGGCCCCGGCCACCCCGTCCGTCACCGCCCACGGCGGCCGCGGGCTCAACATCATCACGGCGCTGTCCGACGACTGGGGCGTTCGGGACGACGCCCGCGGCGAGGTGACGGTGTGGGCCGTCGTCCACGCCGACGTGTACGACCCGGACGCCGGCTGTCGGCGCGACGACTTCGCGAGCCGGGTCGCGGCACCGTCGGTGGCCGCGATCCCAGGCCTCGACTTCGCGGACGCCTTCGACGACCTGGACTAG
- a CDS encoding DUF5926 family protein: MAKKRPQTTAKRPQPTDADIPVVGAREPCPCGSGRRYKACHGRAAAHAVTELVQRPFEGLPGECDWVALRELVPAATVELTLKGGLPEGVPSVTLATVLPMAWPALRRDDGSVLLGLQNDTPSGDLSRDLADTLQRALESDPGTPVQARRAPADGSRMQDLLDPEGAFEPVVHSGFEFWVPDPENAAPEVAASLERANAAAIPTVKLTGVDAAYWCETPDKNHLRWVMPHPEEQLLDALARLHAAGRSGLGEGTRLVGSFRAHGVTVPVWDLPSAVTADDVEKPAAEFAERLAEALASDAPLTADERRARGGLTNRQVTLS, encoded by the coding sequence ATGGCCAAGAAGCGACCCCAGACGACCGCCAAGCGGCCGCAGCCCACCGACGCGGACATCCCGGTCGTCGGCGCGCGGGAGCCCTGCCCGTGCGGCAGCGGCCGCCGCTACAAGGCCTGCCACGGCCGGGCCGCCGCGCATGCGGTGACCGAGCTGGTGCAGCGCCCCTTCGAGGGCCTGCCGGGCGAGTGCGACTGGGTGGCGCTGCGCGAACTGGTGCCGGCCGCCACGGTGGAGCTGACGCTGAAGGGCGGTCTGCCCGAGGGCGTCCCGTCCGTCACGCTCGCCACCGTCCTGCCGATGGCCTGGCCCGCCCTGCGCCGCGACGACGGCTCGGTGCTGCTCGGCCTGCAGAACGACACGCCGTCGGGCGACCTCAGCCGTGACCTGGCGGACACCCTGCAGCGGGCACTGGAGTCGGACCCCGGCACTCCGGTGCAGGCACGCCGCGCCCCGGCGGACGGTTCGCGGATGCAGGATCTGCTCGACCCCGAAGGCGCGTTCGAGCCAGTTGTGCACAGTGGCTTCGAGTTCTGGGTCCCGGACCCGGAGAACGCCGCGCCGGAGGTGGCCGCCTCCCTGGAGCGCGCCAACGCTGCGGCGATCCCGACCGTGAAGCTGACCGGCGTCGACGCCGCGTACTGGTGCGAGACCCCGGACAAGAACCACCTGCGCTGGGTCATGCCGCACCCGGAGGAGCAGCTTCTGGACGCCCTTGCGCGGCTGCACGCGGCGGGCCGCTCCGGCCTCGGCGAGGGCACGCGTCTGGTGGGCTCGTTCCGGGCACACGGCGTGACGGTGCCGGTCTGGGACCTGCCGAGCGCGGTCACCGCGGACGACGTGGAGAAGCCTGCCGCCGAGTTCGCCGAGCGCCTCGCCGAGGCGCTGGCCTCGGACGCGCCGCTCACCGCCGACGAGCGTCGCGCGCGTGGTGGCCTGACCAACCGACAGGTGACGCTCAGCTGA
- a CDS encoding bifunctional DNA primase/polymerase, producing the protein MREILGKRRRLLSQSGDAGHELIDSALTFATDWQWPVLPGAAADQRSTSRCTCPDPECTVPGAHPFDPGLLAATCDARMVRWWWGNRPAAPIILATGGTAPCAVSLPALAASRALVALDEQGMRLGPVVASPTRWSVLVRPYSMEQLGELLYAKDFVPGSLRFHGEGGYLALPPSVTGGGDIRWERAPLPGSASPWVPDVEAVVDAVVDALTRTGVNAPEL; encoded by the coding sequence ATGCGCGAGATCCTCGGAAAGCGACGCAGGCTCCTGTCCCAGTCAGGCGACGCGGGACACGAGTTGATCGACTCGGCACTGACGTTCGCGACGGACTGGCAGTGGCCCGTCCTCCCGGGAGCGGCGGCCGACCAGCGGAGCACCTCCCGCTGCACCTGCCCCGACCCGGAGTGCACGGTCCCCGGTGCTCACCCCTTCGACCCCGGCCTTCTCGCCGCCACCTGCGACGCGCGCATGGTCCGCTGGTGGTGGGGCAACCGGCCGGCCGCACCGATCATCCTGGCCACCGGGGGCACGGCCCCCTGCGCGGTCAGCCTCCCCGCCCTCGCGGCGTCGCGGGCGCTCGTGGCGCTCGACGAGCAGGGCATGCGCCTCGGGCCGGTCGTCGCCTCGCCCACGCGCTGGTCCGTCCTCGTCAGGCCCTACTCGATGGAGCAGCTGGGTGAGCTGCTCTACGCCAAGGACTTCGTGCCGGGCTCCCTGCGCTTCCACGGCGAGGGCGGGTACCTCGCCCTGCCCCCGTCGGTGACGGGGGGCGGGGACATCCGGTGGGAGCGGGCTCCCCTGCCCGGCTCGGCCTCGCCCTGGGTGCCCGACGTCGAGGCCGTGGTGGACGCCGTGGTGGACGCCCTCACTCGTACGGGTGTGAACGCCCCCGAGTTGTAG
- a CDS encoding SigE family RNA polymerase sigma factor, with translation MTTLVCTSASNGRTRPAPYPSFASYVRARQPVLLRTARSLTANPNDAEDLLQTALAKTYVAWERIEDQRALDGYVRRALVNTRTSQWRKRKVDEFMCDELPEPEPVTGGNDPAEQQALHDAMWQAITKLPARQRAMVVLRYYEDLSEAQTAEVLGVSVGTVKSAVSRALGKLREDPELGLVR, from the coding sequence ATGACCACACTCGTCTGCACCAGCGCGTCGAACGGCAGGACGCGGCCCGCACCATACCCGTCCTTCGCGTCGTACGTCAGGGCCCGTCAGCCGGTGCTGCTGCGCACCGCCAGGTCGCTGACGGCGAACCCGAACGACGCGGAGGATCTGCTGCAGACCGCCCTCGCCAAGACGTACGTCGCGTGGGAGCGGATCGAGGACCAACGGGCGCTCGACGGCTATGTCCGTCGTGCCCTGGTGAACACGCGCACGTCGCAGTGGCGCAAACGCAAGGTCGACGAGTTCATGTGCGACGAGCTGCCGGAGCCGGAGCCGGTGACCGGCGGGAACGACCCGGCCGAGCAGCAGGCGCTGCACGACGCGATGTGGCAGGCGATCACGAAGCTGCCCGCGCGGCAGCGCGCGATGGTGGTCCTCAGGTACTACGAGGACCTCAGTGAGGCTCAGACGGCCGAGGTGCTCGGCGTCTCGGTGGGCACCGTGAAGTCGGCCGTGTCGCGGGCGCTCGGCAAGCTGCGCGAGGACCCTGAACTGGGGCTTGTGCGATAG
- a CDS encoding S1C family serine protease, protein MNTENEGKNEGTQVPPAPSAPPVPVDSPSASAQQSAPDAGAPTTELPATHVPAPEAPAHAAGAPDAGWPPPTAPQGAPVPTDGDWPPPAPSASHTATAMAPAPPAGAPHGSQATPGGDWPGQAPVTPAYADAGTHAYGDGGAGTHAYGDGGAGTHAYGDGGAGTHAYGDGGAGGAEGAGGAVWGASYQQPAPKSGRGRGGLVAAILVAALVAGGLGGGLGYTLAKNGDDTGSTTVSSSTNGGEVKRDPGTVAGVAAKALPSTVTIQAESSSGEGGTGTGFVFDTQGHIVTNNHVVAEAVDGGKVTATFPDGKKYNAEVVGHAQGYDVAVIKLKNAPSNLKPLTLGDSDKVAVGDSTIAIGAPFGLSNTVTTGIISAKNRPVASSDSTGSSASYMSALQTDASINPGNSGGPLLDASGNVIGINSAIQSTGGGGLGGTTQSGSIGLGFAIPINQARYVAQQLIKTGEPVYAKIGASVSLQDSSGGAKISPTAAGGASAVESGGPAAKAGLKPGDVITKLDDMVIDSGPTLIGEIWTHQPGDKVTITYERDGKSHTVDLTLGSRKGDN, encoded by the coding sequence GTGAACACCGAGAACGAGGGCAAGAACGAGGGCACCCAGGTACCCCCGGCCCCGTCCGCACCCCCCGTGCCGGTGGATTCTCCCTCGGCCTCCGCGCAGCAGTCCGCGCCGGACGCGGGCGCGCCCACCACGGAGCTCCCGGCGACGCACGTACCGGCGCCGGAAGCGCCCGCCCACGCGGCGGGTGCTCCCGACGCCGGATGGCCGCCGCCCACCGCGCCGCAGGGCGCCCCGGTGCCGACGGACGGCGACTGGCCGCCGCCGGCCCCCTCGGCGTCGCACACGGCCACGGCCATGGCCCCGGCACCGCCCGCCGGCGCCCCACACGGCTCTCAGGCCACCCCCGGAGGCGACTGGCCGGGCCAGGCCCCGGTCACGCCGGCGTACGCCGATGCGGGCACGCACGCGTACGGCGACGGCGGGGCGGGCACGCACGCGTACGGCGACGGCGGGGCGGGCACGCACGCGTACGGCGACGGCGGGGCGGGCACGCACGCGTACGGCGACGGCGGGGCCGGTGGTGCAGAAGGCGCCGGTGGGGCCGTCTGGGGCGCGTCCTATCAGCAGCCCGCCCCGAAGTCCGGCCGGGGCCGTGGCGGGCTCGTCGCAGCGATCCTGGTCGCCGCGCTGGTCGCGGGCGGCCTGGGCGGCGGCCTCGGCTACACGCTCGCCAAGAACGGCGACGACACGGGCTCGACCACCGTCTCCTCCTCCACCAACGGCGGCGAGGTCAAGCGCGACCCGGGCACCGTCGCCGGCGTCGCCGCCAAGGCGCTGCCCAGCACGGTGACCATCCAGGCCGAGTCCAGCAGCGGCGAGGGCGGTACCGGCACCGGCTTCGTGTTCGACACCCAGGGCCATATCGTCACCAACAACCACGTGGTCGCCGAAGCGGTCGACGGCGGCAAGGTGACGGCCACCTTCCCGGACGGAAAGAAGTACAACGCCGAGGTCGTGGGGCACGCCCAGGGCTATGACGTCGCCGTCATCAAGCTCAAGAACGCCCCCTCCAACCTGAAGCCGCTCACTCTCGGCGACTCCGACAAGGTGGCGGTCGGCGACTCGACCATCGCGATCGGCGCGCCCTTCGGCCTGTCCAACACGGTCACCACGGGCATCATCAGCGCGAAGAACCGCCCGGTGGCCTCCAGCGACAGCACCGGCAGCTCGGCCTCCTACATGAGCGCCCTGCAGACGGACGCCTCCATCAACCCCGGCAACTCCGGCGGCCCGCTGCTGGACGCCTCGGGCAACGTCATCGGCATCAACTCCGCGATCCAGTCCACCGGCGGCGGCGGTCTGGGCGGCACCACGCAGTCCGGCTCGATCGGCCTCGGCTTCGCCATCCCGATCAACCAGGCCAGGTACGTCGCCCAGCAGCTGATCAAGACGGGCGAGCCCGTCTACGCGAAGATCGGGGCGTCGGTCTCCCTCCAGGACTCCTCCGGCGGCGCGAAGATCAGCCCCACGGCGGCGGGCGGTGCGTCCGCGGTCGAGTCGGGCGGTCCGGCGGCCAAGGCCGGCCTGAAGCCCGGCGACGTCATCACCAAGCTCGACGACATGGTGATCGACAGCGGGCCGACCCTCATCGGCGAGATCTGGACCCACCAGCCCGGCGACAAGGTCACGATCACCTACGAGCGGGACGGCAAGTCCCACACCGTCGACCTGACCCTCGGTTCCCGCAAGGGAGACAACTGA
- a CDS encoding glycerophosphodiester phosphodiesterase, which yields MTHARQHHIQVVAHRGASEEAPEHTLAAYKKAIEDGADALECDVRLTADGHLVCVHDRRVNRTSNGRGAVSALELADLAALDFGSWKTKEARDAWQAREEDPDWEVRPEDREETSVLTLERLLELVSDAGRRVELAIETKHPTRWAGQVEERLLALLKKFDLDAPASGAESPVRIMSFSARSLHRVRAAAPTLPTVYLMQFVSPRLRDGRLPAGVGIAGPSMRIVRSHPAYVQRLKRAGHQVHVWTVNEPGDVDLCVELGVDAIITNRPRAVLGRLGR from the coding sequence GTGACTCACGCACGGCAGCACCACATTCAAGTCGTCGCTCACCGAGGCGCTTCCGAGGAGGCCCCCGAGCACACCCTGGCCGCGTACAAGAAGGCGATCGAGGACGGTGCGGACGCCCTCGAGTGCGACGTACGGCTGACCGCGGACGGCCATCTCGTCTGCGTGCACGACCGTCGCGTCAACCGTACGTCCAACGGCCGCGGCGCGGTCTCCGCCCTGGAGCTCGCCGACCTCGCGGCGCTGGACTTCGGCTCCTGGAAGACGAAGGAGGCCCGCGACGCCTGGCAGGCCCGCGAGGAGGACCCGGACTGGGAGGTCCGGCCCGAGGACCGCGAGGAGACCTCCGTCCTGACCCTGGAGCGACTGCTGGAGCTCGTCTCCGACGCGGGACGCAGGGTGGAACTGGCCATCGAGACCAAGCATCCGACGCGGTGGGCCGGACAGGTGGAGGAGCGGCTGCTGGCACTGCTGAAGAAGTTCGACCTGGACGCGCCGGCCTCGGGGGCCGAGTCCCCGGTGCGGATCATGAGCTTCTCGGCCCGCTCGCTGCACCGGGTGCGCGCCGCCGCTCCCACGTTGCCGACCGTGTACCTGATGCAGTTCGTCTCGCCTCGGCTGCGCGACGGCCGGCTGCCCGCGGGCGTCGGGATCGCCGGCCCGTCCATGCGGATCGTGCGCAGCCATCCCGCCTACGTCCAGCGGCTGAAACGAGCCGGGCACCAGGTGCACGTGTGGACGGTGAACGAGCCCGGCGACGTCGATCTCTGCGTCGAACTGGGCGTCGACGCCATCATCACCAACCGCCCGCGCGCGGTGCTCGGACGACTCGGCCGCTGA
- a CDS encoding MaoC/PaaZ C-terminal domain-containing protein, which translates to MKAGDVLPPLEIEVTRTLIVAGALASRDYQDVHHDPELARRKGSPDIFMNILTTNGLVGRYLTDWFGPTTVLHRVAIRLGAPNHPGDTMVLRGRVEEVDGDTAVVRVTGDNGVGRHVTGTITLTVPGSGSESGSESGAGIR; encoded by the coding sequence ATGAAGGCCGGTGACGTGCTGCCGCCGCTGGAGATCGAGGTCACCCGCACCCTGATCGTGGCCGGCGCCCTCGCCTCGCGCGACTACCAGGACGTCCACCACGACCCCGAACTCGCCCGGCGGAAAGGGTCGCCCGACATCTTCATGAACATCCTCACCACCAACGGCCTGGTCGGCCGCTACCTCACCGACTGGTTCGGCCCGACGACCGTGCTGCACAGGGTGGCCATCCGGCTGGGGGCGCCCAACCACCCGGGCGACACGATGGTGTTGCGGGGCCGGGTCGAGGAGGTCGACGGGGACACCGCAGTGGTGCGGGTCACCGGGGACAACGGCGTCGGCCGCCACGTCACCGGCACGATCACACTCACCGTCCCAGGGTCGGGTTCGGAGTCGGGTTCGGAGTCGGGGGCGGGGATCAGATGA
- a CDS encoding lipid-transfer protein codes for MSVRERDRLGGRAAVVGIGATEFSKDSGRSELRLATEAVRAALDDAGLVPADVDGMVTFTMDTSPEITVAQACGMGELSFFSRVHYGGGAACATVQQAALAVAAGVADVVVCYRAFNERSGRRFGSGVRHREPSAEGAALGWSLPFGLLTPASWVAMAAQRYLYAYGLTGQEAFGPVAVTARRHAARNPAAYFHGRPITLADHAASRWIAEPLRLLDCCQETDGGQALVVTSVERARDLPYPPAVIAAAAQGAGRAQEQMTSFYRDDLTGLPEMSVVARQLWRTSGLAPADVDVGILYDHFTPFVLMQLEEFGFCAPGEAAGFVAEDRLPLNTHGGQLGEAYLHGMNGIAEAVRQLRGTSVNQVPGAARALVTAGTGVPTSGLVLVSDG; via the coding sequence ATGAGCGTGCGGGAGCGCGACCGGCTCGGGGGGCGGGCAGCCGTCGTCGGGATCGGGGCGACGGAGTTCTCCAAGGACTCGGGGCGCAGCGAACTGCGGCTGGCGACGGAGGCGGTACGGGCCGCACTGGACGACGCGGGGCTCGTGCCGGCCGACGTGGACGGCATGGTGACGTTCACGATGGACACCAGCCCGGAGATCACCGTGGCGCAGGCCTGCGGGATGGGCGAGCTGTCCTTCTTCTCGCGGGTCCACTACGGCGGCGGGGCGGCCTGCGCGACCGTGCAGCAGGCGGCGCTGGCGGTGGCGGCGGGCGTGGCCGACGTCGTCGTCTGCTACCGCGCCTTCAACGAGCGCTCGGGACGCCGCTTCGGCTCGGGGGTGCGGCACCGCGAGCCGTCGGCGGAAGGAGCGGCGCTCGGCTGGTCGCTGCCGTTCGGGCTGCTCACCCCCGCGTCCTGGGTGGCGATGGCGGCCCAGCGGTACCTGTACGCCTACGGGCTGACCGGGCAGGAGGCCTTCGGTCCGGTGGCCGTCACGGCCCGTCGGCACGCGGCGCGCAATCCGGCCGCCTACTTCCACGGTCGGCCGATCACCCTCGCCGACCACGCGGCCTCCCGCTGGATCGCCGAACCCCTGCGGCTGCTGGACTGCTGCCAGGAGACCGACGGCGGTCAGGCCCTGGTCGTCACCTCGGTGGAGCGGGCCCGCGACCTGCCTTACCCGCCCGCCGTGATCGCCGCCGCGGCGCAGGGGGCGGGCCGGGCCCAGGAGCAGATGACCAGTTTCTACCGCGACGACCTGACGGGCCTGCCGGAGATGTCCGTGGTCGCCCGTCAGCTGTGGCGGACCTCCGGGCTGGCGCCGGCCGACGTCGACGTCGGAATTCTGTACGACCACTTCACCCCGTTCGTACTGATGCAGCTGGAGGAGTTCGGCTTCTGCGCGCCGGGCGAGGCCGCGGGCTTCGTGGCGGAGGACCGGCTGCCGCTGAACACCCACGGCGGCCAGCTCGGCGAGGCCTACCTGCACGGGATGAACGGCATCGCCGAGGCCGTACGGCAGCTGCGGGGCACGTCCGTGAACCAGGTGCCGGGGGCCGCACGGGCGCTGGTGACGGCGGGCACCGGCGTGCCGACCTCGGGCCTGGTGCTGGTCTCGGACGGCTGA
- a CDS encoding bifunctional DNA primase/polymerase, whose amino-acid sequence MATSDRFPRQATTLALAHALSAAERGLAVIPLSRTKLPALRSPHRDEHLDEHRHGHRDVRVDDPAAPPCHGECGRPGHGVYDATTDPARIRALFAAAPWATGYGIACGLPPHHLVGIDLDTKSGTDSSAALRELAMRHLFTIPPTVVVLTPSGGRHLWLTGPPDVVVPNSAGRLAPGIDIRGAGGYLVGPGSRTAHGVYAADPGSAHLPPAPCPPSLLRLLVPPPRSARQGRRPPAGGAHGRGLIQFVLAAHEGQRNTRLFWAACRAHENGIGAELTEDLITAAVHTGLTAREARGTIASAARMTAHRPAP is encoded by the coding sequence ATGGCCACTAGCGACCGGTTCCCCCGGCAGGCCACCACGCTGGCCCTCGCCCACGCCCTGTCGGCCGCCGAACGCGGCCTGGCCGTCATCCCCCTGTCCAGGACCAAGCTCCCGGCCCTGCGCTCCCCCCACCGCGACGAACACCTCGACGAACACCGACATGGCCACCGAGACGTGCGCGTGGACGATCCCGCCGCCCCGCCCTGCCACGGCGAATGCGGCCGCCCCGGCCACGGCGTGTACGACGCCACCACCGACCCCGCCCGCATCCGCGCACTCTTCGCCGCCGCGCCCTGGGCCACCGGGTACGGCATCGCCTGCGGGCTGCCGCCGCACCATCTCGTCGGCATCGACCTGGACACCAAGTCGGGCACGGACTCCTCGGCGGCCCTGCGCGAACTGGCCATGCGGCACCTCTTCACGATCCCGCCGACGGTCGTCGTCCTCACTCCGTCCGGTGGACGGCACCTCTGGCTCACCGGCCCGCCGGACGTCGTCGTCCCCAACTCGGCCGGCCGGCTCGCCCCCGGCATCGACATCCGCGGTGCCGGCGGCTACCTGGTCGGCCCCGGATCCCGCACCGCACACGGTGTCTACGCCGCCGACCCCGGCAGTGCCCACCTCCCGCCGGCACCCTGCCCGCCCTCCCTGCTGCGCCTGCTGGTCCCACCGCCGCGCTCCGCCCGCCAGGGCAGGCGGCCGCCGGCGGGCGGCGCGCACGGCCGGGGCCTGATCCAGTTCGTCCTGGCCGCCCACGAGGGGCAGCGCAACACCCGGCTGTTCTGGGCGGCCTGCCGGGCCCACGAGAACGGCATCGGCGCGGAACTGACCGAGGACCTGATCACCGCGGCCGTCCACACCGGGCTGACGGCCCGGGAGGCCCGGGGGACGATCGCGTCCGCGGCCCGGATGACGGCGCACCGCCCGGCCCCGTGA
- a CDS encoding amidase domain-containing protein: MRNKLGRTITGAAVLALTAAGAVTGTAHASTDVPDATGAITETADASISAADDASTDVGDNTSAAVADSVWISRGWPAPSTDPHLPDANGNIPADQGEEPQPLIDEGIYRPDADPASTSPDSADSAAAAAAAAAAISGNGTANWAYNNLDTRWEYRTDCANFVSKALYHGGGMKMRPGGRKADNAWWQGRYGFGKSWSWTSADYLRRHVTKWRNGAIQPHEYNAKVGDLVFFKWKKERIYNHVAIVSSMVQGHAGIVQHGLKNQTTLHEVITRYSHTSNPIEKVTIVRPKTR, translated from the coding sequence TTGCGCAACAAGCTCGGCCGTACGATCACCGGCGCAGCAGTGCTCGCCCTCACCGCCGCCGGCGCAGTCACCGGAACGGCGCACGCCTCCACAGACGTCCCCGACGCCACCGGAGCCATAACAGAAACAGCGGACGCCTCCATAAGCGCTGCCGACGACGCCTCCACAGACGTTGGCGACAACACCTCCGCAGCGGTTGCCGATTCCGTGTGGATCTCAAGAGGGTGGCCCGCCCCTTCAACCGATCCGCACCTTCCTGACGCAAACGGCAACATCCCCGCCGATCAGGGGGAGGAGCCGCAGCCGCTCATCGACGAAGGCATCTATCGCCCTGACGCCGACCCGGCGTCCACGTCGCCAGATTCGGCAGATTCGGCAGCCGCAGCCGCAGCCGCAGCCGCAGCGATCAGCGGCAACGGAACGGCCAACTGGGCGTACAACAACCTGGACACTCGGTGGGAGTACAGGACGGACTGCGCGAACTTCGTCTCGAAGGCTCTGTACCACGGGGGCGGGATGAAGATGCGCCCCGGCGGCCGCAAGGCGGACAACGCTTGGTGGCAGGGTAGGTACGGGTTCGGCAAGAGCTGGAGTTGGACGAGCGCGGACTACCTCCGGCGGCACGTGACCAAGTGGCGGAACGGCGCGATCCAACCGCACGAGTACAACGCCAAGGTGGGGGATCTCGTCTTCTTCAAGTGGAAGAAGGAGAGGATTTACAACCACGTGGCGATCGTCTCGTCCATGGTGCAGGGGCACGCGGGGATCGTGCAGCACGGCCTGAAGAATCAGACCACCCTCCACGAGGTAATCACTCGGTACAGTCACACCTCGAACCCGATCGAGAAGGTCACGATCGTCAGGCCCAAGACCCGCTAG
- a CDS encoding bifunctional MaoC family dehydratase N-terminal/OB-fold nucleic acid binding domain-containing protein, which yields MDDDDLHRRLKAYEGRPAAVAGTGRDPVNAPMIRHWCEAMGDRNPAYTGPGAIAPPAMLQAWIMGGLSGHQGRAQAYDELLTLLDDAGCTAVVATDCEQEYLRPLRPGDEVAFDTVIESVSPRKTTKLGAGHFVTTRTDVRVAGTLVGTHRFRILKYAPATRNPRPPERRPRPVVNRDNAGFWEGVRDRRFLIQRCAVCDTLRFPWLPGCNACGAPEWDVVEAGGAGTVFSYVVMHHPPFPAFSPPYAVGLIELAEGVRVISDVVDVPYDKVRVGMPVELEFRTYDDELTLPVFRAREGAV from the coding sequence GTGGACGACGACGATCTCCACCGGCGGCTCAAGGCCTACGAGGGCCGCCCCGCCGCGGTCGCCGGCACCGGCCGGGATCCCGTCAACGCGCCCATGATCCGGCACTGGTGCGAGGCGATGGGCGACCGCAACCCGGCGTACACCGGCCCCGGCGCGATCGCCCCGCCCGCCATGCTGCAGGCATGGATCATGGGTGGCCTGAGCGGTCACCAGGGGCGCGCGCAGGCCTACGACGAGCTGCTCACCCTGCTCGACGACGCGGGCTGCACCGCGGTCGTGGCCACCGACTGCGAGCAGGAGTACCTGCGTCCCCTGCGGCCGGGCGACGAGGTCGCCTTCGACACGGTGATCGAGTCGGTGTCGCCGCGCAAGACCACCAAGCTGGGCGCCGGGCACTTCGTCACGACGCGGACGGACGTCCGCGTGGCCGGGACGCTCGTCGGCACCCACCGCTTCCGCATCCTCAAATACGCCCCGGCCACGCGGAATCCGCGACCCCCCGAGCGTCGCCCCCGCCCCGTCGTGAACCGCGACAACGCCGGTTTCTGGGAGGGCGTCCGCGATCGCCGCTTCCTCATCCAGCGCTGCGCCGTCTGCGACACCCTCCGCTTCCCGTGGCTGCCCGGCTGCAACGCGTGCGGCGCGCCCGAGTGGGACGTCGTCGAGGCCGGCGGTGCGGGGACGGTCTTCTCGTACGTCGTGATGCACCACCCGCCCTTCCCGGCGTTCTCCCCGCCCTACGCGGTGGGCCTGATCGAGCTCGCCGAGGGTGTCCGGGTCATCAGTGACGTGGTGGACGTCCCCTACGACAAGGTGCGGGTCGGCATGCCCGTGGAGCTGGAGTTCCGCACCTACGACGACGAGTTGACGCTGCCCGTGTTCCGCGCGCGGGAGGGAGCCGTATGA